A stretch of Triticum aestivum cultivar Chinese Spring chromosome 1D, IWGSC CS RefSeq v2.1, whole genome shotgun sequence DNA encodes these proteins:
- the LOC123181235 gene encoding microtubule-associated protein RP/EB family member 1C produces MSVSNIGMMDGAYFVGRNEILAWINTTLQLGLAKVEEAASGAVACQLMDAAHPGAVPMHKVNFDAKNEYDMIQNYKVLQDVFNKLKITKHIEVNKLIKGRPLDNLEFMQWMKRYCDSVNGGFMTSYNASERRESSKGGKDTNRRTSGTSQAPAKSASATHKAQPPSHAAKRANGHASNAPQRCARPPPAAAPAYDAQMTELKLLVDSAEKERDFYFSKLRDVEILCQSPEVEHLPIVKAIQKILYASEDDPSTVAEAQAEMVAQQNQMQQQPMLSPILEASEAPSITPKDSSEESLRQEAAAAHKRKSISDLEEFEMGSSSRMRLSDVSDVQLCGSPLMSFT; encoded by the exons ATGTCGGTCAGCAACATAGGGATGATGGACGGCGCCTACTTCGTCGGGCGGAACGAGATCCTCGCCTGGATCaacaccacgctgcagctcggccTCGCCAAGGTCGAGGAG GCGGCGTCGGGCGCGGTGGCGTGCCAGCTCATGGACGCGGCGCACCCCGGGGCGGTGCCCATGCACAAGGTCAACTTCGACGCCAAGAACGAGTACGACATGATCCAGAACTACAAGGTCCTGCAGGATGTGTTCAACAAGCTAAAGATCACCAAG CATATTGAAGTCAATAAGCTCATCAAAGGAAGGCCCCTAGACAACCTGGAGTTCATGCAGTGGATGAAAAGATACTGTGATTCTGTTAATGGTGGATTCATGACCAG CTACAATGCTTCCGAGAGAAGAGAAAGCAGCAAGGGTGGGAAAGACACCAACAGAAGGACATCAGGGACTTCCCAGGCGCCTGCCAAGTCTGCATCTGCCACCCACAAAGCTCAGCCTCCGTCGCATGCTGCTAAGCGAGCCAACGGGCATGCTTCAAATGCTCCACAGCGGTGTGCAAGGCCGCCTCCAGCTGCAGCACCAGCTTATGATGCACAG ATGACCGAGCTGAAACTCCTTGTTGATAGCGCCGAGAAAGAGAGAGATTTCTATTTCTCTAAGCTGCGGGACGTTGAGATCTTGTGCCAGAGCCCCGAGGTTGAGCATTTACCG ATTGTGAAGGCCATCCAGAAGATACTCTATGCTTCGGAGGACGACCCCTCGACGGTGGCGGAAGCCCAGGCAGAGATGGTGGCGCAGCAGAACCAGATGCAGCAGCAGCCAATGCTGAGCCCGATCCTGGAGGCGTCTGAGGCCCCAAGCATCACCCCCAAGGATTCTTCCGAGGAGAGCTTGAGGCAGGAAGCAGCGGCAGCACACAAGAGGAAGAGCATCTCGGACCTGGAGGAGTTCGAGATGGGGTCGAGCTCCAGGATGAGGCTCTCGGACGTCTCGGACGTGCAGCTGTGCGGCTCACCGTTGATGAGCTTCACCTGA
- the LOC123181236 gene encoding uncharacterized protein isoform X2 has translation MNFLKSIASPLAGILALHYDRPAVLAIGTVFWALSTGAVGVSQHFQQVAFWRAINGLGLAIVIPALQSFIADSYKDGTRGAGFGLLSLIGAVGGIGGSIVATLMAGKDYWGLPGWRLAFIMVALVSFIIGILVYLYSTDPRRIPGNHLLDDDDYERSHLSRKDALPPTSIWMDSWVAMKSVMKVKTFQIIVLQGIIGSLPWTAIVFFTMWFELIGFDNRSSAALNSLFAIGCASGALLGGVLADRLSRHYPDSARIMCAQFSAFMGIPFSWILLTVIPQSTDYWLAYAITLFLMGITISWCATSANNPMFAEVVPPKHRTMIYAFDRAFEGSFASLAAPAVGLVTEKIYGYDAKTVNIANGSAQGAYALSRGLLTMMILPFGICVLFYSPLYLVFKHDRDNAKVTRFKDQELI, from the exons ATGAACTTTCTTAAGTCGATAGCATCACCCTTGGCCGGCATCCTTGCTCTTCACTATGATCGCCCAGCAGTGCTTGCAATAGGAACTGTCTTCTGGGCCTTATCAACAGGGGCTGTTGGTGTTAGCCAGCATTTTCAGCAGGTTGCATTCTGGAGAGCTATAAACGGCCTTGGACTTGCCATTGTAATACCAGCACTTCAGTCGTTCATAGCGGATAGCTACAAAGATGGTACGCGCGGAGCTGGGTTTGGTTTGTTAAGCCTCATCGGTGCAGTAGGAGGTATAGGTGGTAGTATTGTGGCAACACTCATGGCTGGGAAGGACTACTGGGGATTGCCCGGGTGGCGTCTTGCTTTTATTATGGTTGCGCTTGTCAGCTTCATAATTGGAATTCTTGTGTACTTGTATTCTACTGATCCAAGAAGAATCCCTGGAAATCATCTTCTTGATGATGACGACTACGAGAG GTCACATCTGTCCAGAAAAGATGCTCTTCCTCCGACCTCTATCTGGATGGATTCTTGGGTAGCAATGAAGAGTGTTATGAAAGTGAAGACATTTCAGATCATTGTGTTGCAGGGGATAATTGGCTCATTGCCCTGGACTGCCATAGTTTTCTTCACCATGTGGTTTGAACTCATTG GTTTTGACAATAGGAGTTCTGCAGCATTGAACAGCCTATTCGCCATTGGGTGCGCCAGTGGAGCTCTCCTTGGTGGTGTACTAGCAGACCGCCTGTCACGACACTATCCTGATTCTGCACGCATCATGTGCGCTCAGTTTAGCGCCTTCATGGGCATTCCTTTCTCATGGATCCTCCTTACGGTCATTCCTCAGTCAACCGACTACTGGCTTGCCTACGCCATCACACTATTCCTCATGGGTATCACCATCAGCTGGTGTGCTACTTCGGCAAACAACCCTATGTTCGCGGAGGTAGTCCCTCCCAAGCACCGCACCATGATCTATGCCTTCGACCGGGCTTTTGAGGGCTCATTCGCCTCATTGGCCGCTCCTGCTGTTGGCTTGGTCACTGAGAAGATATATGGCTACGACGCCAAGACCGTAAACATCGCCAACGGATCAGCACAAGGGGCGTATGCGCTGTCGAGAGGGCTGCTAACCATGATGATCCTTCCTTTTGGCATCTGTGTCCTATTCTACAGCCCTTTGTACCTTGTGTTCAAGCATGACAGAGACAATGCCAAGGTAACCAGATTCAAGGACCAGGAGCTAATCTGA
- the LOC123181236 gene encoding uncharacterized protein isoform X1: MMRHRARSSPSSPLTPSSNTRVKKIFGFSVSLILINLASIMERADENLLPAVYKEVGAAFNAGPTDLGYLNFVMNFLKSIASPLAGILALHYDRPAVLAIGTVFWALSTGAVGVSQHFQQVAFWRAINGLGLAIVIPALQSFIADSYKDGTRGAGFGLLSLIGAVGGIGGSIVATLMAGKDYWGLPGWRLAFIMVALVSFIIGILVYLYSTDPRRIPGNHLLDDDDYERSHLSRKDALPPTSIWMDSWVAMKSVMKVKTFQIIVLQGIIGSLPWTAIVFFTMWFELIGFDNRSSAALNSLFAIGCASGALLGGVLADRLSRHYPDSARIMCAQFSAFMGIPFSWILLTVIPQSTDYWLAYAITLFLMGITISWCATSANNPMFAEVVPPKHRTMIYAFDRAFEGSFASLAAPAVGLVTEKIYGYDAKTVNIANGSAQGAYALSRGLLTMMILPFGICVLFYSPLYLVFKHDRDNAKVTRFKDQELI; encoded by the exons ATGATGAGGCACAGAGCTCGCTCTTCCCCCAGCTCCCCTCTCACCCCATCCTCCAACACGAG AGTGAAGAAGATATTTGGTTTCTCTGTTTCTCTCATCCTCATCAATCTGGCTTCTATTATGGAGCGTGCTGATGAGAATCTTCTTCCAGCAGTTTACAAGGAAGTCGGTGCAGCCTTCAATGCTGGTCCCACTGACCTGGGATACCTTAATTTTGTAATGAACTTTCTTAAGTCGATAGCATCACCCTTGGCCGGCATCCTTGCTCTTCACTATGATCGCCCAGCAGTGCTTGCAATAGGAACTGTCTTCTGGGCCTTATCAACAGGGGCTGTTGGTGTTAGCCAGCATTTTCAGCAGGTTGCATTCTGGAGAGCTATAAACGGCCTTGGACTTGCCATTGTAATACCAGCACTTCAGTCGTTCATAGCGGATAGCTACAAAGATGGTACGCGCGGAGCTGGGTTTGGTTTGTTAAGCCTCATCGGTGCAGTAGGAGGTATAGGTGGTAGTATTGTGGCAACACTCATGGCTGGGAAGGACTACTGGGGATTGCCCGGGTGGCGTCTTGCTTTTATTATGGTTGCGCTTGTCAGCTTCATAATTGGAATTCTTGTGTACTTGTATTCTACTGATCCAAGAAGAATCCCTGGAAATCATCTTCTTGATGATGACGACTACGAGAG GTCACATCTGTCCAGAAAAGATGCTCTTCCTCCGACCTCTATCTGGATGGATTCTTGGGTAGCAATGAAGAGTGTTATGAAAGTGAAGACATTTCAGATCATTGTGTTGCAGGGGATAATTGGCTCATTGCCCTGGACTGCCATAGTTTTCTTCACCATGTGGTTTGAACTCATTG GTTTTGACAATAGGAGTTCTGCAGCATTGAACAGCCTATTCGCCATTGGGTGCGCCAGTGGAGCTCTCCTTGGTGGTGTACTAGCAGACCGCCTGTCACGACACTATCCTGATTCTGCACGCATCATGTGCGCTCAGTTTAGCGCCTTCATGGGCATTCCTTTCTCATGGATCCTCCTTACGGTCATTCCTCAGTCAACCGACTACTGGCTTGCCTACGCCATCACACTATTCCTCATGGGTATCACCATCAGCTGGTGTGCTACTTCGGCAAACAACCCTATGTTCGCGGAGGTAGTCCCTCCCAAGCACCGCACCATGATCTATGCCTTCGACCGGGCTTTTGAGGGCTCATTCGCCTCATTGGCCGCTCCTGCTGTTGGCTTGGTCACTGAGAAGATATATGGCTACGACGCCAAGACCGTAAACATCGCCAACGGATCAGCACAAGGGGCGTATGCGCTGTCGAGAGGGCTGCTAACCATGATGATCCTTCCTTTTGGCATCTGTGTCCTATTCTACAGCCCTTTGTACCTTGTGTTCAAGCATGACAGAGACAATGCCAAGGTAACCAGATTCAAGGACCAGGAGCTAATCTGA